GGCGAATGCATATCTTGAACAATATGTTTATTGGAATGATATCACTCACGCGGCCGGAACTTATGATTGGTTCCGATCTAATGCCTTCACAATAAACAGACAAACTACCACACAGTTTTACATAGTTTGGTATGATCAATCGGATATCTATATTGATCAAATTGCGATGTATAATGACAAGTATAAAAATTCATTTATAACAAATACACATGATTATTTTAAGAATAATGTATTTCAACCATTACAAACCACTTATTCCGGAATAATTGATTCGAGATTTCAGGATTTTTACTTCGATGAACCGTTTATGCTCACAGCGAGAGCAAGAGGGAAGTTACAAGACACCCTGGGAAACATGTTTACAAATCGGCCGGATATACAAGTAAATGGTGCAACAGGGTCTTTACCTGAGTATTTTCTCCACTTCGATAACAAATACGCGCGTGAATCGCAGAACGCACCACACAAGAAGTACATCCTTTTCAACATGTATCCGTTTGGAGAGGATAACATGTATGATCAAACAACGGTTCAATACAAATTAAATGACCTTATTAAATGCCCCTCATTAGGTTCGACTCACGGAGCATATAGTTATAATTATGCCGGTTTACGCGCCTCTCAACTTGCGGCTCAACAATACGATAGTGACTCCCTGAATGATGTGCCTTTATTTATGACATTGCAGGTGCACGCTGAACATCAACTAACTTCCAGCAATGAATATGTTCCTAATTCGCAGAGAGGGAAGCGCCCACCATCCAGGGATGAGATTTTTGCAATGGGTCATCTTTCTTTAGCATTTGGAGTGAAAGGATTTATGTATTACATGATTCCAACTCGATGCGAAATATGGGGAGCTGAAACTCGTTGGGGTACTTATGGGTTGTTTGATGAGGCTGGAAATCCTTATGGTTATATTGGTAAGACTGGATTATGGCAAAATCCTGAGGCAGTACAAGTAAAAAACGAAAGATTTGATGCTGTTAAAGATTTTATTGCCTCCTTTAAGTCGTATGAAAATACCCTTCTAAAGTTAAGATGGCTTGATGCCAAATACTGGAACGAGAACTCGGCAATACCCAAACCTTGGATAAGTAACATTGAGACTTCACCCACCGGAAATTTCCCCGTGACTCCCACAGACCCCCCGATGGTACAAACAGGATATTTTGAAGAGTATAGCCATCTTGCGGGTTATAATCCAAAATCCAAGTTCATCTACATAGTGAACAGAAGATGCAATACTCAGGGTAGTGACAACTCAAACCGCTACATCCGCTTTAAAATTGACTCCACGGTGGCCTCAAATTACACCAATATTAAAGTCACCAACATGAAAACAGGGCAAACTTTCTTTACCTCAAAGAATTCATTGTTTACTCTTTTTCTTAATGCTGGTGATGGAACACTTTTGAAGTTTGAACCGACAATTTTAGCCGGTGGTTTGCTTGTTGAAAACGAAACGGTCTCATCATCCATCGAAGTTGACAGCAGTCTGGAACTTTCTCAATACAAAAAACTCCGGATTGAAAATGGCGCTGATGTAACCTTTAAAAATTCTTCAAGGCTATATGTATATAATTCTGACCTTGAAATTGAGGGAACACCATCAAATCCTTCAGTGATAAACTTTTTATCTCCGAACTGGACACTTGGTAATGGATTGGTTGCACGGTATGCTGATGTTTCCATAAATAATGCACGGATCAAAAATGCGAGCGCGGGGATTTACGCTTACAGGTGCTCGACCTTCGTTGTCAGCAATACAATTATCGACAGTTGTTATTTTGGAATATCCATGGAAGAACAAGGTTCACCCTACGGAACAAATGTTCTTCAGAATATAACCTTAAACAAATGTATTACGCGTGGCATAACAACCAACCATGTAATATTAATGGCAGAGGATGTTGTGATATCTGGCGGTGAAAATGCAATGATGTTTTGGGACAGTGAATTCAACTGCTTTTTGATGCAGGAAATCGCCAATATCAATATATTGAGTCACACTACCGGTGTTTATAGCAATAATTCGGAATTAAATTTTGGCTACGATGATGGTTCAGGGATACCAGACGGTGCATATAATACATTCCTGAGTGCTGATAATTTTTATGTTGAGAATTATTCGGAAGTAATGGCTCAGTATGACTACTGGGAATCGAAATCGAATTATTGTGATTTAACAAGTTTACTTGTTGACGAACCATCATTCAAGTACGAAGGTGATAATCCTCTTGTTATACCAAGTGACGAACTGGCATCGGTAAAACATAATTTTACGGGTGAAGGTGGTTCAACAGTTGAGAAATTTCAACTTGCAAAAAGGATGTACAAAAAGGGACATTTAAGACAAGCAAGAGACATCTGCAGCGACATAATAGATAATAACTCTAATGATGAGCTGATTCCGGCTGTAATATCTTTATTGATCCGTACTTTTAAGGAGGAGGGTAAAGAAGCTCTTGGTCAATATATAGCAAACGGAAATAATGCAACGACAAATTCAACGGCAAAAGGATTGCTCCAGGCTACCACTGCACTTTTTACAGAGGATGTAAACACAGTATATGACGATATCATTACGAGATATCCGGGGAAATACCCTGCTGAATATTCCCTGTACAAAAAAGCATTGTATCAGACCGGTTCTCAAATGGATAAAAAAGGAGCAAAAATCACATTCAATAAATTGAGGACTGATTTTCCCAACTCCCTGTTCATCAAAGACCTTGTTGTAAGGCTCGCAGACACTATGGTGTTTTCCAACAAATCAGTTATTCCACTTGGACTTCCTAAACAACAATCTCAGACGACAAATTCGGAAGTTTTTGAATACAATCTTCTAAATAATTATCCTAATCCATTCAATCCTGAAACGGTTATTAAATTCTCCCTCAAGGAGAAGAGCGGTGTAACGCTGAATGTTTACAACATTGCAGGACAAAAGGTTGCAGAACTTGTATCAGGAGAGATGGAGAAAGGCATGTATGATAGAAAGTTCGATGGAACCAAACTCTCATCCGGAGTTTACATTTTCCGTTTGACAGCGCAATCGCTTGAGAGCAAGACAACTTATTCCAAAACGATGAAAGCCTTGCTGCTTAAATAGGGCTGAGGGATCAAGGCAGAGGGCTGAAATACTTTCTTTATCACCGATCATTTATCATTGATCACTGATCACCACAAAAAGAGGCTGTCTCGAGAGAGGCAGCCTTTTATAAATCTTTTTTGAAATAAATTTCAATAATAGGAAAATATTTCTTGCACGGAATATGAAAAATAAGTAGATTATGTAAGAAAAAGGTAATCATTCGCAGGTTTACTCAAATGAGTTTATTGTTTATTGTTTTCCAAGCCGGGTTTTTTATTAGCATTAGGGAAATATTTTTTTCTTCTGCCGGGAAACAGATCATACCTCAGTTTTTGTTTGTTATCCTGTCATCTCCTGTAATTCCAAAACAATTCGATTTGGGATTGCCGATCGCTTTGCGCCTTCCGGAAACATTTCTAAACAATATTTATTTCTTAATCCATCAACACAAAACCTTGTGTGAGGAAATTATATGTTTAAACTAACACACAACCCCTTTCAATTTGTTTCGTTTTCAGTTCTGCTTCTTTTAGTTGTTTGCACAAATGAAGTTAGTGCCCAGTTCGATTCTGTTGTGCTTGTCCGCCGGGCATGGCACTGGGATCAATCTGTAATCTATATGGGAGATCAGAACAACGATGGTTACGATGACTTTGTACTTGTCGAACAAGACAGTGCAAATGGAGAATACAAAAAATGGGGATTTGCCCATTTCTTCTATGGAGGCGATCCACTGAGTTCTATTCCTGCATATTCGATCTTTCATCCTGCGGGTGCTTATGCTGTTACTGCCTGTGATGTAAACAGGGACAGCTACAGAGACCTTATAATTGGTCAAAAATCATTCAGGGAAAACAACCATTTCTACAAAGTGTATTATGGCGGACCGGATTTTGATACTATACCGGATTTTGAATTCCAGTTCCCTGATACTTCTGCATCTTACATACTTATGATGGGACGGGAATGGCCGGCGGATATTGACGGAGACGGATGGGAAGAATTGATACTGTGTCATCAATATTACACAATCCCACCTTCAAGCGGAAATCGCACAGGTACAATGTATTTTTTTAAGTCTTCAAACACAAATCCGCTTCAAGAGGTTTATACATACACTCCACCAATCCAAACAGATGGATATGGGATTGCAGCGCGAGTAGAAGAGATACATTTTGCAGACATAGACGGAGATGGGAAGGCTGATCCGACATTTATGATTTACAACCCTCAAGGAAATCCTACATTTGCAAGAAGATTTATCTATGGTGATCAGAACTTCGAATTTGGAGAATGGAGCGATATCAAAAATGTGTATGCAGAATTTTCCTCACGAATTTTTTCAGTGCCTGATATGAACGGAGACGGGAAAAGCGATATTATCACGGTAAACGCAATCGAAAATTTATTTCCTTACTGGTTCACAGCCGTGCTTTTCAACGGTTCAAGACCTGTGAACACAAATGCAGTTGAAGGTTTTAACACACAAAACAATGGTTGGTCATATCTGTTTTCCCCCGGTGATGTAAATGCAGATGGGTTTAACGACATAATAATTCACACATTCTACACCAGCGCGAGGCTTTACCTTGGAGGCAACCCAATTCCGGATGAAAAAGCGAGAGTCTATTCTCCCGCAGACCCCGGTTTTTATTCCTTTAATTTTGGCGGCAGGATAGGTGATGTTACGGGTGATGATGCTGATGATATATGTATCCTGGAGAATGCTTACTACGATAATTCTGAGCCAAAGGGTAACACTTTTATAATAAAGGGGACACGAAAACCCACTGACATTGGAGATGAGAAGGATTTATCCCTTCCTTCAGAAATTGAGATATTTACCTCCCCAAATCCCATAGACGGGACCACAAATCTTAAATACATAATCCCCAAAGATGGAATTATACAAATTCATGTATTCGACATAATGGGGAAAGAAATTTATTCGAAATCAAACTACAAAACAAGAGGTGAACACAATGAGGATATAAACTTTGGTGCCCTCAATATTTCAAGCGGCACCTACATGATCAGGGTTTCTTCTGACCTGCAGAAGGGGGCGACGACCAAAACCGTCAAAGTAATATATATTAAATAAAATAAAAGAAAATTAAAAAGATGAAACATGCAAGATTTTACATTATGTTTGTGTTCATTTCGTTTTGTGCATTCTCACAGAACAGACCGGGGATAGATTACTTTCCCCACACTAGCTTTTTTGATTTTTCCGTTCAATATCTTTATCCGCCAAACTCATTGGCAACCGGTACACAAATCAAAAATTCAATGAGCGGTTCACTAAATTATTATTACCCTTACCTTAAAAAACTCGGTATCACCAATTTGGTGACTGACTGGGCAGAATATAAAGCATTAAATCCAAATACTGATCCTTCAACAGACTTCTTTATAAACGATATGGGGTTTAGCTGGAGAGATATGGGGAACTTCTATTTCGGACCGGCAAACTATCTTTCTGCATTTGGACACTTTCGTGACAAATATACCCTTCAATTTGGTGGCGACCAAGTAACAAATCTAACAGATGGAAACAACTTTGGATTCGGTGTCGGGACCAACAAAGAGAGTTATTGGTGTATGACCGATGAAACAAAACCGCCCGGTGATATGGATGTAATTGGCGCAAATAGTGAAGATGAGGGAATCTGGGTTCGGGTTGCAAAAGCCGACAAAGATTATGAAGGATTGCTGCTTTGGGGTGGTTTGCCTTGGACACAATTCTATTACGGTGATATGGAATATTTCATCGATATTAAATTGAAGAAAGTAACTGCTTCCGGTAATCCCCTTTTATTTAAAATTGTGGTACAATTACAGGAAGAACATGTTCAGCCGGTACCGAATGGATTCCACAAAAGGCCCCCAATAATTCCGGATGATACGGATGCACCGCTTTCTAATATTTATCTTGAGCAGGATGTATCTTGGAATGATATTACACATGCTGCCGGGGTTTATGACTGGTTCAGGTCAAACGCGTTTAGTATTGCCGAAGGTGAAAATCTTCAGTTCTACATATACTGGTACGATCAATCCGATCTATATGTTGATCAGGTGGTGATTTATAACGAGAAATACAGGGATGCATTTATCACCAACACAATTGATTTTCAGACTGATGTAGCCGGTCCATTACAAGACGCATATCAGAGTTCAATATCTGATACCTTATTACAGGATTTCTACTACGATGAGCCTTTTATGCTTACTGCCAGGGCAAGAGGGATACTGCAAAATGCAATCCCATCCATACTGGGCAGTTCGACTAATGTTCAAGTTAACGGCGCAACGGGAAGTGTACCTGAGTACTTTCTGCGTTTTGATCACAAGTATGCAAGGGAAACAGAAAATGCCCCACATAAGAACTATGTATTATTTAACATGTATCCGTTTGGCGAAAACTGTATCTATGAACAATGGAAAGTCCAGGAAAAATTAAGTGACCTGATAAAATGTTCTTCATTTGGACAGACGCATGGAGCATATAGTTACAATTACGCCGGATTGTTGCCCTCACAGATCGCAGCACAGCAGTATGATGAAGAACCGGAAAATGATCTGCCTCTTTTCATGACACTTCAAGTACATGCAGAACATCAGTTGGATACAAATGGTAACTATGTTCAAAACCTTGTTAGAGGGAAACGACCTCCCACAAAAGATGAGATATTTGCAATGGGAAATTTGTCACTGGCGTATGGAGTCAAGGGATTCATGTATTACATGATCCCAACCCGAAGTGAAGAATTAGCAAATAATAAAAGATGGGGCACTTATGGATTATTTGATCAAAATGAGCCACCAAATTACCCGAAATATAACTATGTAACAAAAGCAGGAACCTGGCAAAATCCTGCGTTTGAGCAGGATACTAACGAAAGATACACCGCCGTAAGAGATTTCATTGGTTCTGTTAAACCGATGGAATCTACTTTACTCAAACTCAGATGGCTTGCTGCCAAATATTGGGATGAAACTTCTGCAAATCCAAAAAACTGGATAAGTGAAATAGAAACATCACCTACGGGAAGTTTCCCTGTAAATCCTACAGACCCCCCGATGGTACAAACAGGATATTTTGAAGAGTATAGCCATCTTGCGGGTTATAATCCAAAATCTAAGTACATCTACATAGTGAACAGAAGATGCAATACTCAGGGCAGTGACAACTCAAACCGTTACATCCGCTTTAAAATTGATTCGACTGTAGCTTCAGGTTATACAAATATAAAAGTTACGAACCTTAAAACAGGTCAAACCTTCTTTACCTCGAAGAATTCATTGTTTACACTGTTTCTAAATGCGGGAGATGGAACACTGTTGAAGTTTGAACCAACAATTCTGGCGGGAGGATCCCTCGTGGTCAGTGAGGCAGTACCTTCCGGCACCTACGAAGTTGACACAACCCTTATTGTTCCGGACGGAGTAAAACTAACCGTGAATGCCGGTACAAAGCTTACCTTCCGGAATTCCGGAAGATTATTGGTTGAAGATGGCGAACTGGAAGTAAACGGAACAGAGAACAACAAGGTTGAGTTTGATTTTGGCTCAAAGAACTGGAGTGCGGGAAACGGTATCTACGCTTACAGAACGCCCCTCAAGATTAAAAATGCAGTGATAAAGAACGCAAGTTGCGGGATTTATTCTCACATCAGTCCGGGTGACACGATCGACGGGGTGACCATTGACAATACCCACTATGGGATAAGTTTATACTACAGCTATAACTACGGAGCCGACAACACAGTTATCCGCAACTCACAGATAACCAACAGTCAGTTGTCAGGAATCACAATGGTTGGCTCAATGCCAAGGTTACATGACAACCATTTTGAGAGCAACGCCGGAAAGGGAGTGTCAGCATACACAGGTTCAGCACCCGTTTTGTTGGATACGGGCAACACTTCCGGTGGAAACTCATTCCTTAGCAATAATATCGCGATATATTCTCTCAATTCGCTTCCCGTACTCGGATATGCGGATGACAAGGAGAACTACACAGGAGGCAACTGTTTCGTTGAAGATGTAACAAGTCTCCATGCGATAAATGAAATACCAACAATTTATTATGAGATAGAAGCATATGGCAATGACTGGGGTACTGAAGACCCCGGTGAATTCAGAATAGATTTGGATGGATATATCGGCGTAATTACCGACGGCTATAACACAGCCTGTTCCGGGATATGGTACAGACCTGTTGCAGGAAGCAGTACTTCCGGTACACCCAAGCTTATGGAGAGTGGTGATGGAGAAGACACGGTAAAATCAGTGTTGAAGAACGCCCGTAAACTTATCCGAAAGGGTCAACTCCGGGATGCCCTTTCCCTTCTTACGGGAGTGATAAAGGGTCAGTACGATTTAAGGTACAAGAGGGTTGCGGTATCGATGGTGCCGGAATGTTTTAGTTTAGAAAGTATGGGCGAGCTGAAAAGCACCCTGCTTGAGGTGAGAGGAGAAAGCGGACTGTTCAAACCGGTGACTATGCTCCTTATGCACATCGACACTAAAAACATGGGAACCTACAAACAGGAAATCCTGAATGCCGGCAACAACAAGGCGCATGGAGCCGGCGACAACAGTGAACAAGTTATGATGATCTACAACAGTCTCCTCGAAGAGAAATATAAATCATCAGGTGTGATTGACACAGCCGGCAAGGTGGCACCCCTTCTTGCATACCTGAACGGGAATCATCCCGGCTCTGAATACACAAAGATGGCGAACCTGCTGTTCAGTGAACTGCCTGAGAGCAATCCCGTAAACAAACCGACAGGTAAACAAAAGCCGGGAAGCAGCAAACCGGAGACAGTTGTTTACGAGTACAACCTCTACAACAACTACCCCAACCCGTTCAACCCTGAAACTGTGATAAAGTTCTCGTTAAAAGAGAAAAGCAGTGTAACGCTGACGGTTTACAACATCACCGGACAGAAGGTGGCTGAACTTGTATCAGGAGAGATGGAGAAAGGCATGTATGATAGAAAGTTCGATGGAACCAAATTCTCATCCGGAGTTTATATCTTCAGGCTTGAAGCGCAATCGCTTGAGAGCAGGACATCATATTCCAAAACGATGAAGGCGTTGCTGCTTAAATAGGGCTGAGGAATGAAGGTTGATTGCTGAAAAGCCCGCACCAGAATGTTAAATTATTAAGGCTGTCTCGAGAGGGTCAGCCTTTTATATCATCGGTTCATCTGAAAAATTAGTGTAATGCAGGTCAGGCAAAAAGTTCGGTACTGCTCCTCAATTTTTTATTTTTTATCCAAATTTGCTCCTTGTCTTTTGCCACTATTTTTTAATAAAGATCTTCAATCTCTCAACTACTCAAGTCACACATAAAGGGTAATAAGATTGCCTTTAAATTCACTATTTTTAAAATTGCGTATTTTAAAATAAATCGGGAAACCGTATATCCTTTTACGGGGGACAAATCCCTTTGAAAAAGAATATTTCCCGGTCACAGTGATTGAAAAGAATGAAAAATCCAATTATAATAGTATCGAGTCTTGCGGTTATGATGCTGTTTACATCGTGCAGAACCACAACGAGTGACTATGACTTTCAGCAAAACTTCAATTTTTCGACGCTAAAAGTTTTCACTATCTATCCGAGTACCGCTCTGAAGAGTAATTCTCCCGTTATGGCTCAGGCTATTGGTGGAGAGATTGACTCCATTTTGCAGTCGAAGGGTTACAAAAAAGGAAATGAAGTTCATGACTTTGTTGTAACTTTTTATACTGAAGCAGAAGTGGAAACATCCTACGGTAGTGTAAACTTTGAGCGGTGGAAAGGATTCTGGTCGGTTAAAGAGGAACCTCTTTTTGCGATGAAGGGTCTGGTCGTCATAGATGTAATTGACGGAGAAACGGGCAATGTTGTCTGGCGCGGCTGGGATACCCGGCTGATCGGTAAGGAAGCTGACCCGCGAACCGTTTTGAAAAACACAGTTGCCGGAATTCTACGGCAGTTTCCACCCAAATAAAAGGAGAAAAAATGTTTAAATATCTTGTTATTATCGTCCTTACGGCAGTTATATGTATTGTGCCTCAAAAAGGGAAGGACAAAAAGGGCGACAAAAACAAACCTTCTGAAGTGTCGATAGAATTAAATATTCCCGCTTCACTGGCTAATGTCACAATTCCGAAAGAGATGAAAAAACTTCTTCAGAAACCTCTTTATAAATTTACTGAAGAGGAACTTGATCAGTATCTTTCATTTTTGCAGGAAACTGTGCCGGGACTAAGGGACAGAATTCAGATTCTTGCAAAACAGAACATGGGACAGAAATATGACATCTACCTTCTCGGTGAGTTTCCGTTTGAGATAAAGGATAAACAACCTCTGTTCAACCTGAACAAGAGTGATTGTGTGGTATTCAGCGAGCACATATATGCCATGTCGCTAAGTCACA
The nucleotide sequence above comes from Ignavibacteria bacterium. Encoded proteins:
- a CDS encoding right-handed parallel beta-helix repeat-containing protein; translated protein: MKHARFYIMFVFISFCAFSQNRPGIDYFPHTSFFDFSVQYLYPPNSLATGTQIKNSMSGSLNYYYPYLKKLGITNLVTDWAEYKALNPNTDPSTDFFINDMGFSWRDMGNFYFGPANYLSAFGHFRDKYTLQFGGDQVTNLTDGNNFGFGVGTNKESYWCMTDETKPPGDMDVIGANSEDEGIWVRVAKADKDYEGLLLWGGLPWTQFYYGDMEYFIDIKLKKVTASGNPLLFKIVVQLQEEHVQPVPNGFHKRPPIIPDDTDAPLSNIYLEQDVSWNDITHAAGVYDWFRSNAFSIAEGENLQFYIYWYDQSDLYVDQVVIYNEKYRDAFITNTIDFQTDVAGPLQDAYQSSISDTLLQDFYYDEPFMLTARARGILQNAIPSILGSSTNVQVNGATGSVPEYFLRFDHKYARETENAPHKNYVLFNMYPFGENCIYEQWKVQEKLSDLIKCSSFGQTHGAYSYNYAGLLPSQIAAQQYDEEPENDLPLFMTLQVHAEHQLDTNGNYVQNLVRGKRPPTKDEIFAMGNLSLAYGVKGFMYYMIPTRSEELANNKRWGTYGLFDQNEPPNYPKYNYVTKAGTWQNPAFEQDTNERYTAVRDFIGSVKPMESTLLKLRWLAAKYWDETSANPKNWISEIETSPTGSFPVNPTDPPMVQTGYFEEYSHLAGYNPKSKYIYIVNRRCNTQGSDNSNRYIRFKIDSTVASGYTNIKVTNLKTGQTFFTSKNSLFTLFLNAGDGTLLKFEPTILAGGSLVVSEAVPSGTYEVDTTLIVPDGVKLTVNAGTKLTFRNSGRLLVEDGELEVNGTENNKVEFDFGSKNWSAGNGIYAYRTPLKIKNAVIKNASCGIYSHISPGDTIDGVTIDNTHYGISLYYSYNYGADNTVIRNSQITNSQLSGITMVGSMPRLHDNHFESNAGKGVSAYTGSAPVLLDTGNTSGGNSFLSNNIAIYSLNSLPVLGYADDKENYTGGNCFVEDVTSLHAINEIPTIYYEIEAYGNDWGTEDPGEFRIDLDGYIGVITDGYNTACSGIWYRPVAGSSTSGTPKLMESGDGEDTVKSVLKNARKLIRKGQLRDALSLLTGVIKGQYDLRYKRVAVSMVPECFSLESMGELKSTLLEVRGESGLFKPVTMLLMHIDTKNMGTYKQEILNAGNNKAHGAGDNSEQVMMIYNSLLEEKYKSSGVIDTAGKVAPLLAYLNGNHPGSEYTKMANLLFSELPESNPVNKPTGKQKPGSSKPETVVYEYNLYNNYPNPFNPETVIKFSLKEKSSVTLTVYNITGQKVAELVSGEMEKGMYDRKFDGTKFSSGVYIFRLEAQSLESRTSYSKTMKALLLK
- a CDS encoding T9SS type A sorting domain-containing protein gives rise to the protein MFKLTHNPFQFVSFSVLLLLVVCTNEVSAQFDSVVLVRRAWHWDQSVIYMGDQNNDGYDDFVLVEQDSANGEYKKWGFAHFFYGGDPLSSIPAYSIFHPAGAYAVTACDVNRDSYRDLIIGQKSFRENNHFYKVYYGGPDFDTIPDFEFQFPDTSASYILMMGREWPADIDGDGWEELILCHQYYTIPPSSGNRTGTMYFFKSSNTNPLQEVYTYTPPIQTDGYGIAARVEEIHFADIDGDGKADPTFMIYNPQGNPTFARRFIYGDQNFEFGEWSDIKNVYAEFSSRIFSVPDMNGDGKSDIITVNAIENLFPYWFTAVLFNGSRPVNTNAVEGFNTQNNGWSYLFSPGDVNADGFNDIIIHTFYTSARLYLGGNPIPDEKARVYSPADPGFYSFNFGGRIGDVTGDDADDICILENAYYDNSEPKGNTFIIKGTRKPTDIGDEKDLSLPSEIEIFTSPNPIDGTTNLKYIIPKDGIIQIHVFDIMGKEIYSKSNYKTRGEHNEDINFGALNISSGTYMIRVSSDLQKGATTKTVKVIYIK
- a CDS encoding T9SS type A sorting domain-containing protein codes for the protein MENKYSLRFGGTPADNLSFGNNFGFSYLDGQDRSSYWCMTTDTKPVPNIIPETGDSVRDGANWVRRARVAFDDNGLLLWGRLPWLQFFFENMNYYIDIKIKKVPAGGSNPLLFKIVVCQAVENNTQPAPDGYYKKPSIVSESSDAPLANAYLEQYVYWNDITHAAGTYDWFRSNAFTINRQTTTQFYIVWYDQSDIYIDQIAMYNDKYKNSFITNTHDYFKNNVFQPLQTTYSGIIDSRFQDFYFDEPFMLTARARGKLQDTLGNMFTNRPDIQVNGATGSLPEYFLHFDNKYARESQNAPHKKYILFNMYPFGEDNMYDQTTVQYKLNDLIKCPSLGSTHGAYSYNYAGLRASQLAAQQYDSDSLNDVPLFMTLQVHAEHQLTSSNEYVPNSQRGKRPPSRDEIFAMGHLSLAFGVKGFMYYMIPTRCEIWGAETRWGTYGLFDEAGNPYGYIGKTGLWQNPEAVQVKNERFDAVKDFIASFKSYENTLLKLRWLDAKYWNENSAIPKPWISNIETSPTGNFPVTPTDPPMVQTGYFEEYSHLAGYNPKSKFIYIVNRRCNTQGSDNSNRYIRFKIDSTVASNYTNIKVTNMKTGQTFFTSKNSLFTLFLNAGDGTLLKFEPTILAGGLLVENETVSSSIEVDSSLELSQYKKLRIENGADVTFKNSSRLYVYNSDLEIEGTPSNPSVINFLSPNWTLGNGLVARYADVSINNARIKNASAGIYAYRCSTFVVSNTIIDSCYFGISMEEQGSPYGTNVLQNITLNKCITRGITTNHVILMAEDVVISGGENAMMFWDSEFNCFLMQEIANINILSHTTGVYSNNSELNFGYDDGSGIPDGAYNTFLSADNFYVENYSEVMAQYDYWESKSNYCDLTSLLVDEPSFKYEGDNPLVIPSDELASVKHNFTGEGGSTVEKFQLAKRMYKKGHLRQARDICSDIIDNNSNDELIPAVISLLIRTFKEEGKEALGQYIANGNNATTNSTAKGLLQATTALFTEDVNTVYDDIITRYPGKYPAEYSLYKKALYQTGSQMDKKGAKITFNKLRTDFPNSLFIKDLVVRLADTMVFSNKSVIPLGLPKQQSQTTNSEVFEYNLLNNYPNPFNPETVIKFSLKEKSGVTLNVYNIAGQKVAELVSGEMEKGMYDRKFDGTKLSSGVYIFRLTAQSLESKTTYSKTMKALLLK
- a CDS encoding DUF4136 domain-containing protein, which produces MKNPIIIVSSLAVMMLFTSCRTTTSDYDFQQNFNFSTLKVFTIYPSTALKSNSPVMAQAIGGEIDSILQSKGYKKGNEVHDFVVTFYTEAEVETSYGSVNFERWKGFWSVKEEPLFAMKGLVVIDVIDGETGNVVWRGWDTRLIGKEADPRTVLKNTVAGILRQFPPK